From the Bacteriovorax sp. Seq25_V genome, the window ATGTCCAATTTACTAAAACTGCGAACATTATAGAAATTAATGAAAAAAGCAATGTACTGACCCAACCCTCAACTTGGAACTTTTCAGCAAGATACTGCTCTCCTAATTTGAAAAGGTCTCCAAAAATATAACTTCCTAAGAAGTAATAACAAATAAACCCAATAACAACTGGGATAACACTAATCATGATAATTTTCTTATCCGATTTCATAATGTCTAAGGACTTAAAAAATAAATATGGAACTTTTAAAAACATATCTCCTCTCAAATTATAAATTTAAATCTTTCTAGTTTCGTAAAGTCTTCAAAATTTGGCTTATCAGGAATAGCTTTAACAATCTCTTTTAGCTTGCCCCACTGTAATTTATCTTCCAAGACTTTTGACTCGACGTAATTATTCTCTATAAAATCAATCTTTCTCTTCGCTTTATTTATCATACCGCTGGCACCTGCCATATTGCGATCTTCGAGATGATAAAGTGATGTCGCAATTTG encodes:
- a CDS encoding DUF309 domain-containing protein, whose amino-acid sequence is MEEFGRFTQEHYDLLIPGLKLFNSGDYWLCHEEVEDLWMDHIGDNARYVFWVVIQIATSLYHLEDRNMAGASGMINKAKRKIDFIENNYVESKVLEDKLQWGKLKEIVKAIPDKPNFEDFTKLERFKFII